A genome region from Buchnera aphidicola (Chaetogeoica yunlongensis) includes the following:
- a CDS encoding OmpA family protein: protein MKSNIIFKIIMLTLPITTAFSCSLPNDKIVKDSKISSNVETTPPTTTEKSSSTTPKHSVSVSFSEKNTDEQLTPFKQENLIYFSFNDYNINSKFSQNLNDLAKFLCDHPSQKILIEGHTDNRGTINYNLHLGEKRANSVKLYLKSKGVSDEQISTVSYGPNKPFEAGDKESTYAKNRRSVIVYR from the coding sequence ATGAAATCAAATATAATATTTAAAATAATAATGCTTACATTACCAATAACAACAGCATTTTCTTGTAGTTTACCAAATGATAAAATTGTTAAAGATAGTAAAATCAGTTCTAATGTTGAAACTACACCACCAACTACAACAGAAAAAAGTAGCAGTACGACTCCTAAACATTCTGTTAGTGTGAGTTTTTCTGAAAAAAACACTGATGAACAATTAACACCATTTAAACAAGAAAATTTGATTTATTTTTCTTTTAACGATTACAATATAAATTCAAAGTTTTCTCAAAACTTAAATGATTTAGCTAAATTCTTATGTGATCATCCAAGTCAAAAGATTCTTATTGAAGGCCACACAGACAATCGTGGAACCATTAATTATAATCTTCACTTAGGAGAAAAAAGAGCGAATTCAGTAAAATTATATTTAAAAAGTAAAGGTGTATCAGACGAACAAATTTCTACTGTGTCTTATGGACCAAATAAACCTTTTGAAGCAGGAGATAAGGAAAGTACATACGCAAAAAATAGACGTTCTGTAATTGTATATAGATAA
- the gpmA gene encoding 2,3-diphosphoglycerate-dependent phosphoglycerate mutase: MKTYKLVLMRHGESKWNQLNRFTGWHDIDLSENGVQEALQAAIFLEKKGFNNFNYAYTSVLKRAIHTLWIIIKYLNKSWIPIKKTWRLNERHYGALEGKNKNDIIKKYGNTKVQMWRRSFHVTPPKISHEKKAMLATNPQYHDIDINILPRSESLQLTTSRVLPYWHNEILPCLKKNNSIIVVAHGNSLRALIKYLSNIDDADIINLDIPTGSPIIYEFDEKLEPTKYYHLK, translated from the coding sequence ATGAAAACATATAAATTAGTTTTAATGCGACATGGCGAAAGTAAATGGAATCAATTAAATAGATTTACTGGATGGCATGATATAGATTTATCTGAAAACGGAGTACAAGAAGCATTACAAGCAGCAATATTTTTAGAAAAAAAAGGATTTAATAACTTTAATTATGCATATACATCAGTATTAAAACGAGCTATTCATACATTATGGATTATTATCAAATATCTTAACAAATCCTGGATTCCAATAAAAAAAACTTGGAGGTTAAATGAACGACACTATGGAGCATTAGAAGGAAAAAATAAAAATGACATTATTAAAAAATATGGAAATACCAAAGTACAAATGTGGAGAAGAAGTTTTCATGTCACTCCTCCTAAAATATCACATGAAAAAAAAGCAATGTTAGCTACTAATCCTCAATATCATGATATAGATATTAATATATTACCTAGATCAGAAAGTTTACAATTAACTACTAGTAGAGTATTACCTTATTGGCATAATGAGATTTTACCTTGTTTAAAAAAAAATAATAGTATTATTGTAGTAGCACATGGAAATTCTTTAAGAGCTTTAATAAAATATCTTAGTAACATTGATGACGCTGATATTATAAATTTAGATATTCCTACTGGATCTCCGATAATATATGAATTTGATGAAAAACTTGAACCTACAAAATATTATCATTTGAAATAA
- the pfkA gene encoding 6-phosphofructokinase yields MTKKIGVLTSGGDAPGMNAAIRGVVRTALSKNLEVFGIYDGYFGLYENRMSRLDRYSVSDIINKGGTFLGSARFSDFHKKEIRSIAIENMKKRKIEFLVIIGGNGSYIGAKKLTEMGFPCISIPGTIDNDVAGTDYTIGYFTALDTVVKAIDKLRDTSSSHQRISIVEVMGRKCGDLTLSAAIAGGCEFIVLPEIKFTKEELVQEIKAGIKKGKKHAIVAITESICNVDKLAKYIQKKTNRDTRATILGHIQRGGVPVAYDRILASRMGEYSVKLILKGIKGRCIGTINERMVNHDITHALEKMPRSLKFDWLKTAKKLY; encoded by the coding sequence ATGACTAAAAAAATTGGTGTTTTAACAAGTGGTGGTGATGCTCCAGGAATGAATGCCGCCATTAGGGGAGTCGTAAGAACTGCCTTAAGTAAAAATTTAGAGGTGTTTGGAATATACGATGGTTATTTTGGATTATATGAAAATAGAATGTCTCGTTTAGATAGATATAGTGTTTCCGATATAATTAATAAAGGAGGGACATTTTTAGGATCAGCAAGATTTTCTGATTTCCATAAAAAAGAAATAAGATCTATTGCAATTGAAAATATGAAAAAAAGAAAAATTGAATTTTTAGTAATAATTGGAGGAAATGGTTCATATATTGGAGCAAAAAAATTAACAGAAATGGGATTTCCTTGCATTAGTATACCAGGAACTATTGATAATGACGTAGCTGGTACAGATTATACTATAGGATATTTTACCGCTCTAGACACTGTAGTAAAAGCTATTGATAAATTAAGAGATACTTCTTCTTCACATCAAAGAATTTCTATTGTAGAGGTAATGGGAAGAAAATGTGGTGATTTAACTTTATCTGCTGCTATAGCTGGAGGATGCGAATTCATAGTTTTACCAGAAATAAAATTTACTAAAGAAGAATTAGTTCAAGAAATAAAAGCTGGAATAAAAAAAGGGAAAAAACACGCAATAGTAGCTATTACAGAATCCATTTGTAATGTCGATAAATTAGCAAAATATATTCAAAAAAAAACAAATAGAGATACTAGAGCAACAATATTGGGACATATACAAAGAGGAGGTGTTCCAGTAGCATATGATAGAATTCTTGCTTCTAGAATGGGTGAATATTCGGTAAAATTAATATTAAAAGGAATAAAAGGCAGATGTATAGGCACTATAAATGAACGCATGGTCAATCATGATATTACACATGCATTAGAAAAAATGCCACGTTCATTAAAATTTGATTGGTTAAAAACAGCTAAAAAATTGTATTAG
- the tpiA gene encoding triose-phosphate isomerase has translation MKKKIIISNWKLHGNMKLLETLLQPLNKFFSQYTQKNKFKKLIILPPYLYLYPAKKIISCKNIFIGSQNVDVNLSGAFTGEISIDMLKDIGVKYVLVGHSERREHHQENDISIAKKFKLVKDANLIPILCIGETKKDYLLSRTQEICKTQIKSIFDLLGKTGFCNSIIAYEPRWVIGSKNIPSISFITNILTFITNYILKKQNSNKKSFHVQYGGAINNNNVTEFENVNCIDGYLIGSSSLSLECFIDIIKKL, from the coding sequence ATGAAAAAAAAAATTATTATTTCTAATTGGAAATTGCATGGAAACATGAAATTATTAGAAACACTATTACAACCATTAAATAAGTTTTTTTCTCAATATACTCAAAAGAATAAATTTAAGAAATTAATTATTCTTCCTCCTTATTTATATTTATATCCAGCTAAAAAAATCATTTCTTGTAAAAATATTTTTATAGGTTCACAAAACGTAGATGTAAATTTATCTGGGGCTTTTACTGGAGAAATATCTATTGATATGTTAAAAGATATTGGAGTAAAATATGTTTTAGTAGGACATTCTGAAAGACGAGAACATCATCAAGAAAATGATATTAGTATAGCTAAAAAATTTAAGTTAGTTAAAGATGCTAACTTAATTCCAATATTATGTATCGGAGAAACGAAAAAAGATTATTTATTATCTCGTACTCAAGAAATATGTAAAACTCAAATAAAATCAATTTTTGATTTATTAGGAAAAACTGGATTTTGTAATTCTATTATAGCATATGAACCTAGATGGGTTATTGGTTCTAAAAATATACCTTCTATTTCGTTTATAACAAACATATTAACATTTATTACAAATTATATTTTAAAAAAACAAAATTCAAATAAAAAATCTTTTCATGTTCAATATGGAGGTGCAATAAACAATAACAATGTTACAGAATTTGAAAATGTTAATTGTATAGATGGATATTTAATCGGTTCTTCATCATTGTCATTAGAATGTTTTATAGATATTATAAAAAAATTATAA